A stretch of DNA from Bacillota bacterium:
CCATCAGGGTGGTATTCCCTTCCAGCAGAAAGCCGCCCGTGCTGGCGAGGCGCGTCACCCCGATACGGACGCGGTTTAGCGCGTCGATGAGCGGACGGCTGTCGCTGTCGTCCACCACGGCGATGATCAGCTTCAATTCTCTAACAACCACCCTTTACCGGCACGGCTGGTGGATTCCCCCTGGAAGCGTACATCCCTGCCCCGGAAGGAGGCGCCGGCCCGGCCGCGGAAGATGGCACCTCCGTACGGTGGACGAGGTCCGGCATCGGGGGTGGCGAGAAGCGTTGATTCTCAACGACCGGGAGATTGCCCGCCTGGCGCGGGAGGCCGGCATGATCGAGCCGTTCGAGGTGGAGCAGGTTCGCGTGGTCGCGGCCGGCACGCCGGACGAGCGGCGGGTCATCTCGTACGGGCTCTCGAGCTTCGGCTACGACCTGCGCGTGGCCAAGGAGTTCAAGATCTTCACCAACGTCAACAGCTCCGTCGTAGACCCCAAGAACTTCGACCCAAGGGCGTTCGTGGACTTCGAGGGCGACGTGTGCATCATCCCGCCCAACTCGTTCGCCCTGGGCCGGTCGGTGGAGTACTTCCGCATCCCCGAGGACGTGGTGTGCGTGACCCTGGGCAAGTCCACCTATGCCCGGTGCGGCATCATCGTCAACATCACGCCCGCCGAGCCGGGGTGGCGGGGGTATCTGACCATCGAGATCAGCAATACCACGCCGCTGCCTGCCCGCATTTACGCGGGCGAGGGGATCGCCCAGATGCTGTTCTTCCGGGGTGAGCACCCCATGGTGACCTACTCCACCCGGCAGGGCAAGTATCAGGATCAGCGCGGCATCGTGCTGCCCAGGGTGTGAGGTGACTCGTATGCTGAAAGGGCGAGTGGACTTCCGCAGCGACACCGTCACGGAGCCGACCGAGGCCATGCGCCGGGCGATGTATGAGGCCGAGGTGGGCGACAGCGCCCGGGGCGATGACCCGACGGTGAACGAACTCGAGGCCGCGGCGGCAGCCATGCTGGGCAAGGAGGCGGCCATGCTGGTGCCGAGCGGCACCATGGCCAATCTGGTCTCCGTGCTTTCGTGGGTGCGCCGGGGCGAAGAGGTGGTGGCCGAGCACCGGGCGCACGTGGTCATGGCCGAAGCGGGCAGCCTCGGCGGGGTGGTCGGTGCCATGGTGCGAACCATCCCCACCCCGGACGGAATACTCAGGCCCGACCAGATCGAGGCCGCCATTCGAACGCCGGGCGTGCTCGCGCCGCGCACCGCCCTGGTCTGCCTGGAGAACACGCACAACTACGCCGGCGGCACAGTCTGGACGGTGGAACAGGTGCAGGCGGCTGCCGAGGCTGCCCACCGGCACGGGGTGCCCGTCCACATGGACGGCGCCCGGATCTTCAACGCCGCGGTGGCGCTGGGCGTGGCCGCGGCAAAGCTCGCGGAGCCGGTGGATTCGCTCATGTTCTGCCTCTCCAAGGGGCTGTCGGCGCCGATCGGGAGCCTGGTGCTCGGCAAACGCGACTTCATCGAAGAGGCGCGGCGGCGGCGCCAGATGGTCGGCGGAACCATGCGCCAGGCCGGGGTCATCGCGGCGGCAGGGCTGGTGGCCCTGCGCACGATGGTCGACCGGCTGGCGGAGGACCACGCTCGGGCGCGCCGGCTCGCCGAGAGCCTGGCAGACATCCCCGGGGTCAAGGTAAACCCGCAGCCCACCACCAACATGGTCATGCTGGACGTGACCGGCACGGGCCTGTCCGGGGCGGAATTCGTCCAACGCCTCGCCGGCGAGCACAACGTGTGGGTCCTGGCGGTGGCGCCGTTCACGCTGCGCTTCGTCACCCACCGCCACGTGGACGACGAGGACGTTGAAAAGGCGGCCGCTGCCGTGCGAGCGGTGGCCCGTTCGGCCTCCCGCTCCGCGGCGCGGGCGGCCGCCGGCTAAACGCCTGCCAGCCGGCTCACCCGTTCGGCCAGATTGAAGTCATGCCGGGTCAGGCCGCCGGCGTCGTGGGTGGAGAGGGTCAGCGTCACCTTGCGGTAGCGAACGAGGATGTCGGGGTGGTGGTTGGCCGCTTCGGCCAGTTGCGCCACCTGTCCCACGAACGCCATGGCTTCCCGGAAGCTGCCGAACTCGAAGGTGCGCACCAGGGCGTCGCCCTGGCGTGCCCAGCCGGGTATCCCCTGAAGCGCGGCCTGGATATCCGCCTCGGTCATCTTCTGGCGCGGCATGGCATCGCCCCCCGCAGGCAAAGGCGCGGCCGCAGGTGGATGGGCCGCCGGTAAAGTGTAGCCGGTTTGCGGGGCGGTGCGGATGTGCACGTCGCGCTGGGGGAAGGGGATCTCGATCCCCTCCTGGTCGAAGCGCTTCTTGACGGCCACGTTGAGCTCGTCGAGGACGCTGAACCGGTCCCTGTAATCCGCAACCCAGCAGATGGCGAGCAAGTTCAGCGATGAGTCGCCGAAGTCGGTGAAGTAGACCGCCGGGGCCGGGTCCTTGAGCACTTTCGGGTGGTTCAGGCACGCCTCCAGCATGACCCGCCTTGCGTGATCGAGGTCGGCGTGGTACGCGACGCCCACCCGGACGCGCACTTTGACCCGCAAATCGGGATAGTTCTGGTTGAGGATGCGGGAGGAGGCCATCTCCTTGTTGGGAACGATGATGAGTTCATTGTCGAAGGAAAGGATCTTGGTCGCCCGCAGCCCGATCTCCTGAACGTCGCCGGTGGTTCCATCGGGCAGTTGGATGCGGTCCCCCACCCGGTACGAGCGGTCCAGCATGATGGTGAAGCCGGCGAACATGTTGGAGAGCGTCTCCTGCGCCGCCAGCGCCAGCGCCAGGGAGGCCACGCCCGCCGTGGTGACCAGCGCCGTCACGTTCACGCCCACGTGGTCGAGCACGACCGTGGCCGCGATGAAGTAGGCGGTCACCGCCACCAGCTTGCCGATGACGGGCACGAAGTGCTCATCCAGGGCCGAGGCCGTGCGGCTCGCCACGTCGGCGAGGTACCAGCGGCTGAGGCCGTCAGCCGCGGCCACCGCGAGGCGGGTGACCGCCGCCACTACCAGCGCGTAGAAGGTGCCGTCGAGGATCCGGCCCGACAGGCTCCCCGACAGCGGCGGAAGCTCGGCCAGCCTCCTGGCCGCTGCATACAGGATCAGCAGCGTGACCGCCCGGGTCATGGGTCGCTCGGCGGCCGTCAGCAACGTGGTGTCCAGAGGGGTGGGCGTCCGGCGGGCGACGGGCAGGAGCACCCGGTGCCACACCAGACGGGCGACGTGGGCCGCGCCAAACGCCAGCGCCACCAGGGCCCCGCTGATGGCCGCCTCCCGGGGCCAGCCAGAAAGCCAGTCGAGGTTCGCCACCATCCAGGCCTCGAACGTGTTGGCCGCCACGGATAGAGATGCCCCCCGGCAGCAAGTTGAGCCGGGTCAGAGGGTTCTGCCGCACCCCCGGCGGCTCCTGGCGCGGTTTTCTGCCAGGGGGTCACGGAACCCAGCGGCTGAGCGGCCTGGTCACGCGGATCAAGAAACGGCTGATACTCGGCAACTCCACCCCGCTTGCCTCTGCGATCGCCAGGGTCGAACCGACCAGCCAGAGCACGCCGTAGACCACAATGACGCGCCACTGCCGGTCTCGGATAGGCCGCCACAGGTCCCAAGCGGCCATGGCGACGAGGAACAGGGCCAGCAACAGGGCGACCGAGATCACTGCCGGGGCTCAACTTCGCCGGTTATCAGGCCCGTTCGGCGGATACGAACTTGCACTTCGACGTCCACCTCAATCTGGGGCAAAAGACCGCGCCAGTGGGGAGAGAGCTTGTTCCACAGAGCCGGCTCTGCGCGGTAAAGCTGCTGCCCGAATCCCGCCGCGTCGGCCCGGAGTTCGCCGTGAAGCCGTGCGAGGGTGCGCCTGATGTCGGCCTCGAGCTTGCCGGCCAGCCTCTCTTCGACCCGCCGCAGTGCCATGGCGTCGAGAGGGGGGAGGCAGGTCTGCTCGAAGAGGTTTCCCTCGACAACCACACGTACCGCAAAGCGGGGTAGAGACGGGCTCGCCTGGCTCCCCCCGCCGGCGGGCCGGGGAGGCAGCAACTTGCGCCTCGTGGTGAACCGGATGGCGTTTACGGACACAGCGCCTTTGACTCCCGGGCAATCGGTGACCAGCAGGAACTGACGGGAGAGGCCCTTGAGCAACACGAGGGCCCGGGTCTCTTCGGGCGAGAGCCATCCGACTAACTGGCCCTTTCGGAAGACCGCGGTACCTTCGACGGCGAGCAGGGCCGGTGGCTCGGCCTGCCCCCCGGGGGTCAGAGCACGGTCGGCCGGAACCGGGTGGGCGAAGGAAACCGCGGGCACCACGGGATCGACGCCCGGTTCGACGTAGTCCGCCATGAAAGCGTGCAGACGTCGCGGCAGCACCA
This window harbors:
- the dcd gene encoding dCTP deaminase codes for the protein MILNDREIARLAREAGMIEPFEVEQVRVVAAGTPDERRVISYGLSSFGYDLRVAKEFKIFTNVNSSVVDPKNFDPRAFVDFEGDVCIIPPNSFALGRSVEYFRIPEDVVCVTLGKSTYARCGIIVNITPAEPGWRGYLTIEISNTTPLPARIYAGEGIAQMLFFRGEHPMVTYSTRQGKYQDQRGIVLPRV
- a CDS encoding 4a-hydroxytetrahydrobiopterin dehydratase, encoding MAANTFEAWMVANLDWLSGWPREAAISGALVALAFGAAHVARLVWHRVLLPVARRTPTPLDTTLLTAAERPMTRAVTLLILYAAARRLAELPPLSGSLSGRILDGTFYALVVAAVTRLAVAAADGLSRWYLADVASRTASALDEHFVPVIGKLVAVTAYFIAATVVLDHVGVNVTALVTTAGVASLALALAAQETLSNMFAGFTIMLDRSYRVGDRIQLPDGTTGDVQEIGLRATKILSFDNELIIVPNKEMASSRILNQNYPDLRVKVRVRVGVAYHADLDHARRVMLEACLNHPKVLKDPAPAVYFTDFGDSSLNLLAICWVADYRDRFSVLDELNVAVKKRFDQEGIEIPFPQRDVHIRTAPQTGYTLPAAHPPAAAPLPAGGDAMPRQKMTEADIQAALQGIPGWARQGDALVRTFEFGSFREAMAFVGQVAQLAEAANHHPDILVRYRKVTLTLSTHDAGGLTRHDFNLAERVSRLAGV
- a CDS encoding GntG family PLP-dependent aldolase, giving the protein MLKGRVDFRSDTVTEPTEAMRRAMYEAEVGDSARGDDPTVNELEAAAAAMLGKEAAMLVPSGTMANLVSVLSWVRRGEEVVAEHRAHVVMAEAGSLGGVVGAMVRTIPTPDGILRPDQIEAAIRTPGVLAPRTALVCLENTHNYAGGTVWTVEQVQAAAEAAHRHGVPVHMDGARIFNAAVALGVAAAKLAEPVDSLMFCLSKGLSAPIGSLVLGKRDFIEEARRRRQMVGGTMRQAGVIAAAGLVALRTMVDRLAEDHARARRLAESLADIPGVKVNPQPTTNMVMLDVTGTGLSGAEFVQRLAGEHNVWVLAVAPFTLRFVTHRHVDDEDVEKAAAAVRAVARSASRSAARAAAG
- a CDS encoding Ger(x)C family spore germination protein, with the translated sequence MLGELPASAEGRAARASTRTRAALARGVLAVVLWTASALAAVGCWDRHELPTLALATAVAFDEPPGAQGVLMTMQVAIPSRIAGAGGGVGAGGGAGGGTAPGMPFARTASGPQGPTTWVVGAPGRTVAEALERITLFSSRLPALAHLRVIVLGEELARSGVGTLLDALARERDFRRTAWVVVARGVPAYRVLELPNPLFASAAAGIAGQQETLAFRTALVLPRRLHAFMADYVEPGVDPVVPAVSFAHPVPADRALTPGGQAEPPALLAVEGTAVFRKGQLVGWLSPEETRALVLLKGLSRQFLLVTDCPGVKGAVSVNAIRFTTRRKLLPPRPAGGGSQASPSLPRFAVRVVVEGNLFEQTCLPPLDAMALRRVEERLAGKLEADIRRTLARLHGELRADAAGFGQQLYRAEPALWNKLSPHWRGLLPQIEVDVEVQVRIRRTGLITGEVEPRQ